One window from the genome of Candidatus Didemnitutus sp. encodes:
- a CDS encoding TonB-dependent receptor — MKPKSPLLGRFLLPVFLFIAALGLQPNAFAQGIVSSGMTGAVTDKAGAPLAGATVVATHVPTNAVFTATTRANGHFTFRGLPPGGPYTVTATAAGYTTGSVSEVTTELGREIDVNLTLNSEIVKLDAFKVTATNDDLDSTANGAGSVLTSARLAAQPSAKRSIGDMARTNPLVTFRQAITDRDDQMITAVGQNNRYNSILLDGARINDQFGLNASGIQSFFNPISLDTVEQFSISISPYDVRNSGFTGAAINAVTKSGTNKFSGSVYTYYTSKNLAGKDVSGTSSAPIEGIKPLDTQKTWGATLGGPIWKDHLFFFLNYEKFDRESAASVPGFTPASADLTAINNRLAAINTALGTKKADFGTFGGSPLETQEEKRLGKIDWRINADHRLSVRYNETKGTLPQFGRFSTTSTFAPSTSLVNTASRGTNLSSNFYTQQRTEKVWAGTLFSSWTPDLKTELRYAKTSYEQLTTSPIDFPEVRIFGVSGINNAGAAINNGVLFFGTEQFRHGNIIRVETKSYAAHADYFLNNLTLSAGLDREDSDFFNLFRAGSYGLFEYADIASFLADTPNAFRREYYVNGTPVADVSQFDITGLYAQAKWDATPRLNFTFGVREDLVGSSIRPILNTAFQSAFGLRNDGLPDGVTEFSPRAGFNWSIDDSRTVQLRGGLGRFLGRAPWVFFSNSFSNPGVGRFGITNTLSTATPPPSLVSYINNQFDPASPIGVAATDGDPNARRTINLLQDKIHLPAVVRGNLALDWKANFLGGNFTVEYVYTKQDNALFSDNLNIKPLVVTATSGPAIGLDGRQRFNFVVNPNGSISAGSNSAAAFNTAFNEVIRVRNVSEGESSYATLMWDRPMKNHWAANLAFTKGRSTEAQSTGQTVAVDGWTRNAVFNQNAVEVSTSDFEVKNRVQLTLTREFEFLKNWKSYASLYYEGRTGNPYSFAYSNDLNTDGVSGNDLVYVPTGLSDSKVDFSGLTAAQAQAYVNYFANSELGKYAGGYAPRNKFTLPWQNRLDLRFSQKIPLYKPAELELFADFINFGYWLSRQTFGYVEELGNNNGVYARRLAGSAAYTSTGQIKPSGITLNSSGNYVPGEATVNPLASRWRIQIGARLRF; from the coding sequence ATGAAGCCAAAGTCCCCCCTCCTCGGCAGATTCCTTCTGCCGGTGTTTCTGTTCATCGCCGCGCTCGGGCTCCAGCCGAACGCGTTTGCCCAAGGCATCGTGTCTTCCGGCATGACGGGCGCCGTCACCGACAAGGCCGGCGCACCGCTCGCCGGCGCGACTGTGGTCGCCACGCACGTCCCCACCAACGCCGTGTTCACCGCCACCACGCGCGCCAACGGCCATTTCACTTTCCGCGGCCTCCCGCCCGGCGGCCCCTACACCGTCACCGCCACCGCCGCCGGCTACACCACCGGCAGCGTCAGTGAAGTCACCACCGAGCTCGGTCGCGAAATCGACGTCAACCTCACCCTCAACTCCGAGATCGTGAAGCTCGACGCCTTCAAGGTCACCGCCACGAACGATGACCTCGACTCCACCGCCAACGGCGCCGGCTCCGTCCTCACCTCCGCCCGCCTCGCCGCGCAGCCCTCCGCCAAGCGCTCCATCGGCGACATGGCCCGCACGAACCCGCTCGTCACCTTCCGCCAGGCCATCACCGACCGCGACGACCAGATGATCACCGCCGTCGGCCAGAACAACCGCTACAACTCCATCCTCCTCGACGGCGCGCGCATCAACGACCAGTTCGGCCTCAACGCCTCCGGCATCCAGTCGTTCTTCAATCCCATCTCCCTCGACACCGTCGAACAGTTCTCGATCTCCATCTCGCCCTACGACGTCCGCAACAGCGGCTTCACCGGCGCTGCGATCAACGCCGTCACCAAGTCCGGCACCAACAAGTTCTCCGGCTCCGTCTACACTTACTACACCTCGAAGAATCTCGCCGGAAAGGACGTCTCCGGCACCTCCTCCGCCCCGATCGAGGGCATCAAGCCGCTCGACACCCAGAAAACCTGGGGCGCCACCCTCGGCGGCCCGATCTGGAAGGACCACCTCTTCTTCTTCCTCAACTACGAGAAATTCGACCGCGAATCCGCCGCCAGCGTCCCCGGCTTCACGCCCGCCTCGGCCGATCTCACCGCAATCAACAACCGGCTCGCCGCGATCAACACCGCCCTCGGCACCAAGAAGGCCGACTTCGGCACCTTCGGCGGCTCCCCGCTCGAGACGCAGGAAGAAAAACGCCTCGGCAAGATCGACTGGCGCATCAACGCCGATCACCGCCTCTCCGTCCGCTACAACGAGACCAAGGGCACGCTCCCGCAATTCGGCCGCTTCAGCACCACGAGCACGTTCGCGCCGTCGACCTCGCTCGTGAACACCGCCTCCCGCGGCACGAACCTCTCCTCGAACTTCTACACCCAGCAACGCACCGAAAAAGTTTGGGCCGGCACGCTCTTCTCCAGCTGGACGCCTGACCTCAAGACCGAGCTGCGCTACGCGAAGACGTCCTACGAACAGCTCACCACCAGCCCGATCGACTTCCCCGAAGTCCGCATCTTCGGCGTCTCCGGCATCAACAACGCCGGCGCCGCGATCAACAACGGCGTCCTCTTCTTCGGCACCGAGCAGTTCCGCCACGGCAACATCATCCGCGTCGAGACCAAGAGCTACGCCGCGCACGCCGACTATTTCCTGAACAACCTCACGCTCTCCGCCGGCCTCGACCGCGAAGACAGCGACTTCTTCAACCTCTTCCGCGCCGGCTCCTACGGCCTCTTCGAATACGCCGACATCGCCTCGTTCCTCGCCGACACGCCCAACGCCTTCCGCCGCGAATACTACGTCAACGGCACGCCCGTCGCCGACGTCTCCCAATTCGACATCACCGGCCTCTACGCGCAGGCCAAGTGGGACGCGACCCCGCGCCTCAACTTCACCTTCGGCGTCCGCGAGGATCTCGTCGGCTCCAGCATCCGCCCGATCCTGAACACCGCGTTCCAGTCGGCCTTCGGCCTGCGCAACGACGGCCTCCCCGACGGCGTCACCGAGTTCTCGCCGCGCGCCGGCTTCAACTGGTCCATCGACGACAGCCGCACCGTGCAACTCCGCGGCGGCCTCGGCCGGTTCCTCGGCCGCGCGCCGTGGGTGTTCTTCTCGAACTCGTTCTCCAACCCCGGCGTCGGCCGCTTCGGCATCACCAACACCCTCAGCACCGCCACGCCGCCCCCGAGCCTCGTCAGCTACATCAACAACCAGTTCGATCCGGCCAGCCCCATCGGCGTCGCCGCGACCGATGGCGACCCGAACGCCCGCCGCACGATCAACCTCCTACAGGACAAAATCCACCTGCCCGCCGTCGTGCGCGGCAACCTCGCGCTCGACTGGAAGGCCAACTTCCTCGGCGGCAACTTCACCGTCGAATACGTCTACACCAAGCAGGACAACGCGCTCTTCTCCGACAACCTGAACATCAAGCCGCTCGTCGTCACCGCCACCAGCGGCCCCGCCATCGGCCTCGACGGCCGCCAGCGCTTCAACTTCGTCGTCAACCCGAACGGCAGCATCTCCGCCGGCTCGAACAGCGCCGCCGCCTTCAACACCGCCTTCAACGAAGTCATCCGCGTCCGCAACGTCTCCGAAGGCGAGAGCTCCTACGCCACCCTGATGTGGGACCGCCCGATGAAGAACCACTGGGCCGCCAACCTCGCCTTCACCAAGGGCCGCTCCACCGAGGCGCAATCCACCGGCCAGACCGTCGCCGTCGACGGCTGGACCCGCAACGCCGTCTTCAACCAAAACGCCGTCGAGGTCTCCACCTCCGACTTCGAGGTCAAGAACCGCGTCCAACTCACCCTCACCCGCGAATTCGAGTTCCTCAAGAACTGGAAATCCTACGCCTCGCTCTACTACGAAGGCCGCACCGGCAACCCCTACTCCTTCGCCTACTCGAACGACCTCAACACCGACGGCGTCTCCGGCAACGACCTCGTCTACGTGCCCACCGGCCTCAGCGACTCGAAGGTCGACTTCTCCGGCCTCACCGCCGCGCAAGCCCAGGCCTACGTGAACTATTTCGCGAACAGCGAGCTCGGCAAATACGCCGGCGGCTACGCCCCGCGCAACAAGTTCACCCTGCCCTGGCAGAACCGGCTCGACCTCCGCTTCAGCCAAAAGATCCCGCTCTACAAACCCGCCGAGCTCGAGCTCTTCGCCGACTTCATCAACTTCGGCTACTGGCTCAGCCGCCAGACCTTCGGCTACGTCGAGGAACTCGGCAACAACAACGGCGTCTACGCCCGCCGCCTCGCCGGCAGCGCCGCCTACACCTCCACCGGCCAGATCAAGCCGAGCGGTATCACGCTCAACTCCAGCGGCAACTACGTCCCCGGCGAAGCGACCGTCAACCCGCTCGCCTCGCGCTGGCGCATCCAAATCGGCGCCCGCCTCCGCTTCTAA
- a CDS encoding endonuclease/exonuclease/phosphatase family protein, which yields MARIRLLTYNIAHARGLSLHQTLRSRARIRAQLVNIAHLIKRLDADIVAFQEIDENSRWNGSFDHLAFLAEHTGLPHFVHGVNNRLAHFGGHLHLAYGNAVLSRYPIAHHENVPFGRRLLGEKGALFTEIETPAGLVPVMNVHMHHRSRASRLKQAAKLIEFLDHQRVHRGAQWRARPIVCGDMNNPSHTPDATAMLLGYFEEFDNYTLLPKGLAGRALHTFPSFFPSRALDYIYLPSQCCDPDVTVVRSYLSDHRPVFVEFRL from the coding sequence ATGGCGCGGATCCGGCTGTTGACCTACAACATCGCCCACGCCCGCGGGCTCAGTCTCCACCAGACGCTGCGGTCGCGCGCGCGGATCCGGGCCCAGCTGGTCAACATCGCGCACCTGATCAAGCGCCTCGATGCGGACATCGTCGCCTTCCAGGAAATCGACGAAAACTCGCGTTGGAACGGCAGTTTCGACCACCTCGCCTTTCTCGCGGAGCACACCGGTTTGCCGCATTTCGTCCACGGCGTAAACAACCGCCTCGCGCACTTCGGCGGGCACCTGCACCTCGCCTACGGCAACGCCGTGCTCTCGCGCTACCCGATCGCGCATCACGAAAACGTGCCGTTCGGCCGCCGGTTGCTCGGGGAGAAGGGCGCCCTGTTCACCGAGATCGAGACGCCCGCCGGCCTCGTGCCGGTGATGAACGTTCACATGCACCATCGCTCGCGGGCGTCGCGCCTGAAGCAGGCGGCGAAGCTGATCGAGTTTCTCGACCACCAGCGCGTCCACCGCGGGGCGCAGTGGCGCGCGCGGCCGATCGTGTGCGGCGACATGAACAACCCCTCGCATACGCCGGATGCCACCGCGATGCTGCTCGGCTACTTCGAGGAGTTCGACAACTACACGCTCCTGCCGAAGGGGCTCGCCGGGCGCGCGCTGCACACGTTCCCGTCGTTTTTTCCCAGCCGCGCCCTCGACTACATCTATCTGCCGAGCCAGTGCTGCGATCCGGACGTCACCGTGGTGCGCAGCTATCTCTCGGATCACCGGCCGGTATTCGTGGAGTTCCGGCTGTAG
- a CDS encoding DUF47 family protein — translation MISFKKLLGKEEKFYDLLDASAEEAKLAAGLLAKILVNESAAQASSIHDIIQTRRKDKRITQQITEELCKTFVTPLEREDIEALSLALYRIPKTVEKIVERLTICPARVPRESMQRQVVLLEEAVESVHFMVTQLRKGTNIERIQDAHSRLQFAEGEADKVMLSLVKDLYNGPYDAKEIVILMELYDLVETAVDRARDAGQVVFQIMLKYS, via the coding sequence ATGATTTCTTTCAAGAAGCTCCTGGGCAAAGAGGAGAAGTTCTACGACCTGTTGGACGCGAGCGCGGAGGAAGCCAAACTGGCCGCCGGCCTGCTGGCCAAAATCCTCGTCAACGAGAGCGCCGCACAGGCTTCGAGCATCCACGACATCATCCAGACGCGCCGCAAGGACAAGCGCATCACCCAGCAGATCACCGAGGAACTCTGCAAGACCTTCGTCACCCCGCTCGAACGCGAGGACATCGAGGCGCTTTCGCTGGCGCTCTACCGCATCCCGAAGACCGTCGAAAAGATCGTCGAACGCCTGACCATCTGCCCCGCCCGCGTGCCGCGCGAGAGCATGCAGCGTCAGGTCGTGCTGCTCGAGGAAGCGGTCGAGAGCGTGCACTTCATGGTCACGCAGCTGCGCAAGGGCACGAACATCGAGCGCATCCAGGACGCGCACTCCCGTCTGCAATTCGCCGAGGGCGAGGCCGACAAGGTGATGCTCTCGCTGGTCAAGGACCTCTACAACGGCCCCTACGACGCCAAGGAAATCGTGATACTCATGGAGCTCTACGATCTCGTCGAAACGGCCGTCGACCGCGCGCGCGACGCCGGCCAGGTCGTGTTCCAGATCATGCTGAAATACTCCTGA
- the miaA gene encoding tRNA (adenosine(37)-N6)-dimethylallyltransferase MiaA, whose product MTPFCGRVNGVIQVLTGCTAVGKTELALRWAEANGAEIVSCDSLLFYRGMDIGTAKPTKAELARVPHHLIDVCDVREPMNITYYVMKARAAVEDVLARRRRVLVTGGSGFYLASFFGPVADEVDVPAALREEIRARLERDGLAALVEELRKLNPAGLGALDIANPRRVTRALERCRASGRPLAELQAEFAARPGPFADFEVRLCELVREPVELEERVEARVRQMLRDGLVAEVRGLLAGGLKENPSAAKAIGYRETIDFLEGRLAEAELRPAIVKNTRALVKKQRTWFKTQLPEHRRVAAAVARVEELFG is encoded by the coding sequence GTGACGCCGTTCTGTGGCCGCGTGAACGGCGTCATCCAGGTGCTCACGGGTTGCACGGCGGTCGGCAAGACCGAGCTGGCGCTGCGCTGGGCGGAGGCGAACGGCGCCGAGATCGTGTCGTGCGATTCGCTGCTGTTCTATCGCGGCATGGACATCGGAACGGCGAAGCCGACGAAGGCCGAGCTCGCGCGCGTGCCGCATCACCTGATCGACGTGTGCGACGTGCGCGAGCCGATGAACATTACGTATTACGTAATGAAGGCGCGGGCGGCGGTGGAGGATGTTTTGGCGCGGCGGAGGCGAGTTTTGGTCACGGGTGGGAGCGGGTTTTATCTCGCGTCGTTCTTCGGGCCGGTGGCGGACGAGGTCGACGTGCCGGCGGCGTTGCGGGAGGAGATTCGGGCGCGGTTGGAGCGTGACGGACTGGCGGCGTTGGTGGAGGAGCTGCGGAAATTAAATCCGGCGGGGCTCGGTGCACTCGACATCGCGAATCCGCGGCGCGTGACGCGCGCGCTGGAGCGTTGCCGGGCGAGTGGACGGCCGCTGGCGGAGTTGCAGGCGGAGTTTGCGGCGCGGCCGGGGCCGTTTGCGGATTTCGAGGTGAGGCTGTGCGAGCTCGTGCGTGAGCCGGTGGAGCTCGAGGAGCGTGTCGAGGCACGCGTGCGGCAGATGCTGCGCGATGGCTTGGTCGCGGAAGTGCGTGGACTGCTCGCGGGCGGGTTGAAGGAGAATCCGAGTGCGGCGAAGGCGATCGGGTATCGCGAGACGATCGATTTTCTCGAGGGGCGGCTGGCGGAGGCGGAATTGCGGCCGGCGATCGTGAAGAATACGCGGGCGCTGGTGAAGAAGCAGCGGACGTGGTTCAAGACGCAGCTGCCGGAGCATCGGCGGGTGGCGGCGGCCGTGGCGCGGGTGGAAGAGCTGTTTGGGTGA
- a CDS encoding tryptophan synthase subunit alpha translates to MDRIADAFARCRAEKRAAFVSYLCAGDPDFDTSLAACRAVIEAGVDVLELGVPFSDPLADGLTNQLAAQRALESGMTIARVLELVRRVREFSQVPVVFYTYYNLVFANGVDASVRAAKEAGADGMLVLDLPPEEAGEFGAACRAHGMKSVFIVAPTTPDARLAKICGAATGFIYYVSREGVTGERGEVATGIGEAVARIKARTALPVVVGFGISNREQVRAVAASRTDGVVVGSALVNVIKANLAARDTIAPQLKAKATDLVAGVRGAA, encoded by the coding sequence ATGGATCGCATCGCCGACGCTTTTGCCCGCTGCCGCGCCGAGAAACGCGCGGCTTTCGTCTCGTATTTGTGCGCGGGCGATCCGGATTTCGACACCTCGCTCGCCGCCTGCCGCGCCGTGATCGAGGCGGGCGTCGACGTGCTGGAACTCGGCGTGCCGTTCTCCGACCCGCTCGCGGACGGCCTCACCAACCAGCTCGCGGCGCAACGCGCGCTCGAGAGCGGCATGACGATCGCGCGCGTGCTGGAGCTCGTGCGCCGCGTCCGCGAATTCAGCCAGGTGCCGGTCGTTTTCTACACCTACTACAACCTCGTGTTCGCGAACGGCGTCGACGCCTCGGTGCGCGCCGCCAAGGAAGCCGGCGCGGACGGCATGCTCGTGCTCGACCTTCCGCCGGAGGAAGCCGGCGAGTTCGGCGCGGCGTGTCGTGCGCACGGGATGAAGAGCGTTTTCATCGTCGCGCCGACGACGCCCGATGCGCGCCTCGCGAAGATTTGCGGCGCGGCCACCGGCTTCATCTACTACGTGTCCCGCGAGGGCGTGACCGGCGAGCGCGGCGAAGTCGCCACCGGCATCGGCGAGGCGGTGGCGCGCATCAAGGCGCGCACGGCGCTGCCGGTCGTCGTCGGTTTCGGCATTTCCAATCGCGAGCAGGTCCGCGCCGTCGCGGCTTCGCGGACGGATGGCGTGGTCGTCGGCTCGGCGCTGGTCAACGTCATCAAGGCCAACCTCGCCGCGCGCGACACGATCGCGCCGCAGCTCAAAGCCAAAGCCACCGACCTCGTCGCCGGCGTGCGCGGCGCCGCTTGA
- a CDS encoding diguanylate cyclase, producing MVTRARRILLIDDDRLQHHLVQGFVAKFRSGPWELEVAGDYDSGLKKLLSGKFSVCLLDYRLGERDGLELLREARSTDSATPVVFLTADASDEIDDAAMEAGAMDYLVKGELNARILEHSIRYARKLGETMGQLKLLATRDALTGLHNRREFDRMVAEECQRATRFGHPFALVMADIDFFKKINDTHGHQVGDEVLKHVASLLAGQLRVVDRIARYGGEEFAILMVETDRKQAVEGIQRLFALLAETPCQPAGTDLTLNVTLSAGLAIMPDDAASCDQLISAADKALYAAKHAGRNRVVTAHSLKD from the coding sequence ATGGTCACCCGCGCGCGCCGGATTCTGCTGATCGACGACGATCGCCTGCAGCATCACCTCGTGCAGGGCTTCGTGGCAAAGTTCCGCAGCGGGCCGTGGGAACTGGAGGTGGCGGGGGACTACGACAGCGGGCTGAAGAAACTCCTCTCCGGCAAATTTTCCGTCTGTCTGCTCGACTACCGTCTCGGCGAACGCGACGGACTCGAGCTGCTCCGCGAGGCGCGATCGACCGACAGCGCGACGCCCGTGGTGTTTTTGACCGCCGATGCCAGCGACGAGATCGACGACGCTGCGATGGAAGCGGGCGCGATGGATTATCTGGTCAAGGGCGAGCTCAACGCACGTATCCTCGAGCACTCGATCCGCTACGCGCGCAAGCTCGGCGAGACGATGGGGCAGCTCAAGCTGCTCGCGACGCGCGATGCGCTCACCGGCCTGCACAACCGCCGCGAGTTCGACCGCATGGTCGCCGAGGAATGTCAGCGCGCCACGCGCTTCGGGCACCCGTTCGCGCTCGTGATGGCCGACATCGATTTCTTCAAGAAGATCAACGATACGCACGGCCATCAGGTCGGCGACGAAGTGCTGAAGCACGTCGCAAGTCTCCTCGCGGGGCAGTTGCGGGTCGTCGACCGCATCGCGCGCTATGGCGGCGAAGAGTTCGCGATCCTGATGGTCGAGACCGATCGCAAACAGGCCGTGGAAGGCATCCAACGCCTCTTCGCCTTGCTGGCGGAGACGCCCTGCCAGCCTGCCGGCACGGACCTGACGCTGAACGTCACGCTCAGCGCCGGCCTCGCCATCATGCCGGACGATGCGGCGTCGTGCGACCAGTTGATTTCCGCGGCGGACAAGGCGCTCTACGCGGCGAAGCACGCGGGGCGCAACCGCGTGGTGACGGCGCACAGTTTGAAAGATTGA
- a CDS encoding response regulator: MTHEIPGPESAEDATAFKVDLAHLVHHRQCVEGRTPLAEVQKLFQQIPQDFFAITETGKVTGLCSRATVGFMLGSRYGFALYGSTPVAAARAPRPLICRPDAPLREVLDGALSRCGSEFFEDVVLVDEAQELLGLIPVPRLARLQLQLFGHQLKRAIEQDDALRQQNLELFQINHQLRQSQGRYKALFENNALGVALLDPHGAVVAHNRRFEQILRLEARPSPARFELGEWLVPPERGRLGQLLAALERQGSASAPTIGQFLFEFPGGAPRMIELHCSWVAETGQVCAFLEDITDQHALEQQLARQEKQNMLDTLVAGVAHELNNKLTPVLGFAELLEVVAPPSLRPHTQCIRQSSHEAAQIIKQLLNIARPADSDFALADLAALCREAAQMLRYQLQEHRCEMHLRLPSDAVWIKGDAAQLKQVLMNFILNALHAMEQVPHPELTLTVETSPEGAWLRVRDVGTGIKPEHLSRIFDPFFTTKGPRGTGLGLSISASIVRQHGGEIAVESVVGVGSTFSLRLPVQVSETRARPAEGRSVRPAHYDASRRSVLIVDDEEFVRQFMQEVLRAGFSCRIEIAADGHEAVEKLRTATFDLVLTDIRMPRLDGLQLRRWIEENRPELAERVVFVTGNAGALDLDSGLAHIPGAAVIRKPFTVDAIIGACRPYLVSAA, translated from the coding sequence TTGACCCACGAAATACCCGGCCCCGAGTCGGCGGAGGATGCCACCGCCTTCAAGGTGGACCTCGCCCATCTCGTGCATCATCGCCAATGCGTGGAGGGCCGGACTCCGCTCGCCGAAGTGCAGAAGCTGTTTCAGCAGATCCCGCAGGACTTTTTCGCCATCACCGAAACGGGCAAAGTGACGGGACTCTGCTCGCGCGCGACAGTCGGGTTCATGCTCGGGTCCCGTTACGGCTTTGCTCTCTATGGCTCGACTCCGGTCGCAGCAGCCCGGGCGCCGCGCCCGCTCATTTGCCGTCCGGACGCGCCGCTCCGCGAGGTGCTCGACGGCGCGCTCTCCCGGTGCGGCTCGGAATTCTTCGAAGATGTCGTGCTCGTCGACGAGGCGCAGGAATTGCTGGGCCTGATCCCCGTGCCGCGCCTGGCGCGCCTGCAGCTCCAGCTTTTCGGTCACCAGCTGAAGCGGGCGATCGAACAGGACGACGCCCTGCGGCAGCAGAATCTCGAGCTCTTTCAGATCAATCACCAGCTGCGCCAGTCGCAGGGGCGCTACAAGGCGCTGTTCGAAAACAACGCGCTGGGCGTGGCGTTGCTCGACCCGCACGGCGCCGTCGTCGCGCACAACCGTCGCTTCGAGCAGATTCTGCGACTCGAGGCCCGACCGAGCCCCGCGCGCTTCGAGCTGGGCGAGTGGCTGGTCCCGCCCGAGCGCGGGCGCCTGGGGCAACTGCTCGCCGCCCTCGAGCGGCAAGGCTCCGCTTCGGCGCCCACCATCGGTCAGTTTCTGTTCGAGTTCCCAGGCGGCGCGCCCCGCATGATCGAGCTGCACTGCAGCTGGGTCGCGGAGACCGGCCAGGTCTGCGCCTTTCTCGAGGACATCACCGACCAGCACGCGCTGGAACAGCAGCTCGCACGGCAGGAAAAGCAGAACATGCTCGATACGCTCGTCGCGGGCGTCGCGCACGAACTGAACAACAAACTCACGCCGGTCCTCGGCTTTGCCGAGCTTCTCGAGGTCGTGGCGCCACCGTCGCTGCGCCCGCACACGCAGTGCATCCGCCAGAGTTCGCACGAGGCGGCGCAGATCATCAAGCAGCTGCTCAACATCGCCCGGCCCGCCGACTCCGACTTCGCGCTGGCCGACCTCGCCGCACTCTGCCGCGAGGCCGCCCAGATGCTGCGTTACCAGTTGCAGGAGCATCGCTGCGAGATGCACCTCCGGCTCCCGTCCGACGCCGTCTGGATCAAGGGCGACGCCGCCCAGCTCAAGCAGGTGCTGATGAATTTCATCCTGAACGCGCTCCACGCGATGGAACAGGTTCCCCATCCCGAGCTGACGCTCACCGTCGAGACCAGCCCGGAGGGGGCGTGGCTGCGCGTGCGCGACGTCGGCACCGGCATCAAGCCCGAGCATCTCTCGCGGATCTTCGACCCCTTCTTCACTACCAAAGGCCCGCGCGGCACCGGGCTGGGCCTCAGCATCTCGGCCAGCATCGTGCGTCAACATGGCGGTGAGATCGCCGTCGAAAGCGTGGTGGGCGTCGGCTCGACCTTCTCCCTGCGGCTGCCGGTGCAAGTATCGGAAACGCGCGCGCGCCCGGCGGAGGGGCGCAGTGTCCGGCCGGCGCATTACGACGCTTCGCGGCGCAGTGTCCTGATCGTCGATGACGAGGAATTCGTGCGCCAGTTCATGCAGGAAGTGCTCCGCGCAGGGTTTTCCTGTCGCATCGAGATCGCCGCCGACGGGCACGAGGCGGTCGAAAAACTACGGACCGCGACCTTCGACCTGGTGCTCACGGACATCCGCATGCCGCGACTGGATGGCCTGCAGCTGCGCCGGTGGATCGAGGAAAACCGGCCGGAACTGGCGGAGCGCGTCGTCTTTGTCACTGGCAACGCCGGCGCGCTCGACCTCGACTCCGGACTCGCCCACATCCCGGGCGCCGCGGTGATCCGCAAGCCGTTCACGGTCGACGCCATCATCGGCGCCTGTCGTCCCTACCTCGTTTCGGCGGCCTGA
- a CDS encoding diacylglycerol kinase family lipid kinase, translated as MKVRFIFNPHSGSNRRNPHLRDKAAEFIAHCGWDGKVVSTERPRHATELARAAVDEGCELVVAIGGDGTMNEVASALVNTPAAFGLIPCGSGNGLGRHLGIPRAGRGAFRALAEGAVTTIDAGKVNQHLFFCAAGTGFEALIAERFALLTSRGFAGYLKESAKAWWSYRPERYTIHHPGGRDAVEAFTLAIANSSQYGNNAYIAPDASVSDGMLDVVAVPHVNAFRAVPLAIRLFHGSINRVPDVRHFQGSQFVIERAKPGWMHTDGEPRAETSRIEVSVLPRSLRVMVPRTAALETKA; from the coding sequence TTGAAAGTCCGGTTCATCTTCAATCCTCACTCCGGTTCCAATCGCCGCAACCCGCACCTGCGCGACAAGGCGGCGGAGTTCATCGCGCACTGCGGCTGGGACGGCAAAGTCGTCTCGACCGAGCGCCCGCGCCACGCCACCGAACTCGCCCGCGCCGCGGTCGACGAGGGCTGCGAACTCGTCGTCGCCATCGGAGGTGACGGCACGATGAACGAGGTCGCCAGCGCGCTCGTCAACACGCCCGCCGCGTTCGGCCTCATTCCCTGCGGCTCCGGCAACGGCCTCGGCCGCCACCTCGGCATCCCGCGCGCCGGCCGGGGCGCGTTCCGCGCGCTGGCCGAAGGTGCTGTGACGACCATCGACGCCGGCAAAGTGAACCAGCATCTCTTTTTCTGCGCCGCCGGCACCGGCTTCGAGGCGCTCATCGCCGAGCGCTTCGCGCTGCTCACGTCGCGCGGCTTCGCCGGCTACCTCAAGGAAAGCGCCAAGGCGTGGTGGAGCTACCGGCCCGAGCGCTATACGATTCACCATCCTGGCGGTCGCGATGCCGTCGAGGCCTTCACCCTCGCGATCGCGAACTCCTCCCAATACGGCAACAACGCCTATATCGCGCCCGACGCGTCCGTCAGCGACGGCATGCTCGACGTCGTCGCCGTGCCGCACGTGAACGCCTTTCGCGCCGTGCCGCTGGCCATCCGACTTTTCCACGGCTCGATCAACCGCGTGCCCGATGTCCGGCATTTCCAAGGCAGCCAGTTCGTCATCGAGCGCGCGAAACCCGGCTGGATGCACACCGACGGCGAGCCGCGCGCCGAGACCTCGCGCATCGAAGTTTCCGTGCTCCCGCGCAGCCTGCGCGTGATGGTGCCGCGCACCGCAGCGCTCGAGACGAAAGCCTGA